CTCACGGATCAACCAGATTATCAACAAGAATTTAGAACTGACGAACCAGGTCAGCAGGGCAATGGCGGAAGGCGTTTCCGCAGTTGCAGGCGGCCGTCAGGCGTTTGAACGTACCAAACAAGCATTTTCTGATATTCATCGTGCCGTGCAGGACGTCGTTCCAGCCACAGTGGATATTGTCGAACGGACGTTAACGCAAAAAGAGCTGATCGACGCCAGCCAAACAAGTGTTTCCCACTTGAATCAGTTGATGGAAAAGGTGGCCGCAGGGTCTCAAAACAATGCTGCAAGCAGTGAGCAGACGCTTGCAACCGTGGAGGAAATCGCGGCAGCTTCACATGAGCTATCCCGTATTGCGGAAGCGCTAGAAGACACGGTAGGGCGTTTTAAGGTTTAAGGGATAACGCGGGAGACAGTTATGTTTTTTGGTCCAGGCTAGAGCCTGGACCTTTTTGATATGTTTCGTGCCACACCTTGGGCTGTTGCATATACTGTCGCAGTGATTCCGCATAGTCACCCGCCAAGGAGGTTTTTGGCTTGAAAAAGTATGTTGTGAAGCCTGGCGATACACTCTACCAAATCAGTAAAAAAACTGGAGTGCGAATTCCGTTATTACTTGCTTCAAATCCTCAGATCCAAAATCCTGGGCAACTGATGCCTGGAATGACCATGGTCATTCCAGAACTAGGTAAACCGGCTAAGGCAGGCACGACAGCTGCACCTGGTACGGGCATGCAAGGTGACAAGCAAAGCACAACGCCATACTTCGGTTTTGTTTGGCCACACAAGGTTCAGCCAGGCGAATCATGGCATTCGATTTCGCAGAAATACGGCGTCTCATTCGAACAACTCAAGCACGTAAATCCAGAAATGTCACCAAATATGCAGTTGCATCTGGGAACGGTGATGTATATTCCTTCATCCGCTTTCCAAATTCCTGCGCAAAATCCGATGTCTGGCGGAACACAAGGCAGCATGGAGACAGGGATGCCCGGCGGCATGCAAGGTGGAATGCCTGGAATGATGCCCGGTGGAATGCAGCAGGGCGGAATGCCTGGAATGATGCCCGGTGGAATGCAGCAGGCAGGAATGCCCGGAATGATGCCCGGTGGAATGCAGCAGGCAGGAATGCCCGGAATGATGCCTGGTGGGATGGAGCAGGGCGGAATGCCTGGAATGATGCCCGGTGGAATGCAGCAGGCAGGAATGCCCGGAATGATGCCTGGTGGGATGGAGCAGGGCGGAATGCCTGGAATGATGCCTGGCGGCATGCAGGGCGGGATGCCCGGAACAATGCCTGGTGGCATGCAAGGCACCGAACCACAGGGCGCGCCAATCACCGAAGACACATATGGACCGCATACTCATCATCCGTACCGAGCTGAATACCAGCAGTACTATA
This is a stretch of genomic DNA from Alicyclobacillus dauci. It encodes these proteins:
- a CDS encoding LysM peptidoglycan-binding domain-containing protein, with amino-acid sequence MKKYVVKPGDTLYQISKKTGVRIPLLLASNPQIQNPGQLMPGMTMVIPELGKPAKAGTTAAPGTGMQGDKQSTTPYFGFVWPHKVQPGESWHSISQKYGVSFEQLKHVNPEMSPNMQLHLGTVMYIPSSAFQIPAQNPMSGGTQGSMETGMPGGMQGGMPGMMPGGMQQGGMPGMMPGGMQQAGMPGMMPGGMQQAGMPGMMPGGMEQGGMPGMMPGGMQQAGMPGMMPGGMEQGGMPGMMPGGMQGGMPGTMPGGMQGTEPQGAPITEDTYGPHTHHPYRAEYQQYYMPQAPMEVPVGWYVDIEDSSSFLSSWGGWDNAIGDNGPVRSTSEDASETDDDQGWSGAMTVRLDKEE